Part of the Centroberyx gerrardi isolate f3 chromosome 11, fCenGer3.hap1.cur.20231027, whole genome shotgun sequence genome is shown below.
ATCGTCCCAAGGCTCCACCCAGTCCAACTCTTCTGAGTTTCCTCCACATCCATCTTCGTCATCAAGGTGTGGTAGCTCCAAGGTGTTGGGTCTGTCCTCCAAACATGTCGATAGCCTCTGAATACCTTCCAGCTCAAGActcatgtttttctttgcaCCATCACAGGAGATCTTTTTGTTGCCTTGTTTCTCTGACCCCTTGTGGTTTTTACCTGCAATTGACACACCTGTGTCTGGTGGAGCATCTCCTGGCTGCAAAGGTTTTATAACTTTGCTTTGTTGTGCCAGATCTAAACAGGTGTCCATGGAAGGAACTTGCCAGTGTTTGGTATCAACAGGTTTATCTGTGTTTGGGGGGTTAATTTTTGGAGAGATTTGATGCAGTTTGTCCTCTTTTTCATCCATCACATCAGCAGGGTGGGGATTTTCTGTGTTTCCACCGGAAATTAAATCAAAGTTTTTGTGAAGAGAAAATTGAATGTCTGACTCTGAGGGTTGTTTCTTTGCAGAGTTTGATCCAGTGGCGACAACATGATCACTCAAAGGGGTATTTGAAGCCTGATCCCTACATAACAAAGACAGAGTTGGAGAGCTGCTACTTCTTTTTGACTGAACATTTGTCTTTAGCTTAATATTCTCAGAAGTACTCTTGGAGCAGAAAACAGGCTTAAATGTCTCATCCAGTAAGTCAATCTCAGGTTCAGTTATTTTAAGTTCTTGGTGGAGGTCACACCACAGCTCGTTCCCAATAGGGGAAGATCCCTTGtcctgaaaacaaacaaaaacagattaaaaatcaacaaaatggtTTCACCATTTATTTCCAAATTGAAATAACAACTACTATATATGATCAATACTATGGTCAATATAGTGTAACATATTGACCATCTGTGGTAATatggtgtaacatatttttagtGTAACATCTCTATTACTCTAAAAATATAAATTTGTCAACTGTTTAATCTTTCTTTTGCAACGCACAACACGAAAAAGCTATGCAAATTTGAATAGCGTGGCAGCACACTATCTAGTTGAAtaacagaaataaatgaaatctgTTTCGAATTTATAGTCATCTTTGTGCGTTGGTTCAAGCCAAAATGATCTGAGCTCTACTCACAGCTATCTGGCCCTAGCCAAAAGTTAGTCACAtaatagaggaaaaaaaaataaattatataacTCTTTAAATGGGTCAGAAAGAGCAACCAAATGCTTCTGCTGATATTTTTCATGCAAGGGAGGAATGTTGGGCTTTAGAATataatgctgatattttttccctctgtaaTTCCCTTTTACTTATTGACAGACTTTCCTAATCCCAGCATTATTTCCCAGAAGGCTATTGGTTTGACTCAACAGTTACAGGGAGTAATGATGAGCCTACTGGTACTAACAAATAGTCTAACAGCAACACTCTGTCCTTTTAATGTTGATTTTGATATTCACTTctctatttattatttacacTATAAATTATAGGGTAATTTAATATCATTTAACAGAAAAACTGGAGGCCTAATAACAGAGTATAATCTCCATAATTCTGCTCTAATATCAGCACTACTAACTAAAATTCAACAGTAAATGATTTACCAGTTGCATGGCTATGGGCTGGTTATGCAGTTGTTTCCCAGGAGATGGTGCTGTATCTTTGTCTTCTCTTGCATTTGCAAAGGAAGGCTGTTCCAGTTCAGAAATGTCCGTCCCTCCTTGACCCTCTTGCACCGCTTCTCCACTTGAATCTAAGGGGAAAACTTTTTGTAATGATTttgcatacagtacagtatattgctCATAACAAGGAGCCATGTTTGACTTGAATATGTAATGTAACAACATGCTTTTTCAACTATGGTCAAAGAACATGCCCTACTCTCTGGCACGACTCTACAGGTTGTCTCCTCTGCGTTCTTCTTCTCCGCTCTTTCCTGGTTCTCCATTTCCAGTTGGGGAAAAGTGCTGCTCTTCCCACTGGTGTTGCTCTGCTCTGAAAGTGGCACCTCTTTGCAGGGTTTCAGAGCCGGTGCAACCGGCTTTTCCTTCACATGGCCCCTGCAGGGAGTGCTGTTGGAGCTGATAACTGCTGAGACCCGCAGCGGTACGGACACAGCAAAGGGCTCAGATATGTTGACGGCTTTGCGTTGATGCCTAGGTGACGACTCCAGCGGGAAGAAGCTCCCTGGGAAGGACGGCCTCGATGAGCTGTTGTGGGAGGAGCCTGAGTATAACATTCTCCTGTTTTTCGGAGAAGTGGGCTTGTAGCCACTGAGGTCGTCACCTTTGAACACCTTCAGCTGTTCTGGAAGTGTTTTTTGAGCAGGCGCTGAGGCACCTGCGGACCCCTCCTGATTCATGGTAGGGCTCCGGCCACCTGTTGCCCCGCCAGTTTTCTTCCCTTTAAACTCCCAGTTTTGGTCCTGTTCACTCAGGTCGTAAAGTGAGTCAGATCCCAGCGTTCTGGACTTTATGTCTGGAACAAAAATGCTACTGGTTCCACTGGCTGGACTGCTGTTTCCTGTTCTGTCATCATCTGTGGGGTAAAAATAACATAAGTGGCAAATTATAtaagataaaaaacaacaacaacatctcaCTGAGAGCATTGAAAGCAATTGCTACAACAGAATATTCTAACTATGCAGAGGCAAAGTTAAAATGATGATGGTTTGTAAGAATGGCACTATAACATTACTGTTTATAACATCTGTGTTTAATTTTCATGCAATTTAAAGTCTCTGACTTGTAGCCCCACCTGTTGGTAGGGAGCACAAGGACTCCATGCTCCTGGCTGGCCGAAGAGCTGCCTTTTctgtgaaaggaaaaaaaatataaactcaCTTTCAGCActtaaaaggagaaaagagtTTCCACCATCGCTTATTATGTTACTgttaacattttttaattaatttcaaaacTTTAAAGGGGACACAGCTAAGAATTCCTTAATATTCATATGGTCGAGGGTAGTCCAATCAATATCTGTGAAGATGAAAAACTATTTCTCAAAGCCAGAAAacgtgtgatgtgatgtgtgatgcACAGCGATTTTGTGGACCCCAGAATGTTTGATTTATTCTATAAATGATCAGTTCTGAACTAGAAACCTTGTGTCCCCTGAAAAGCCACTCGGATGCTCTCCCAGTCACCTTTCCCATCTTTCCCTGTTTGTCCTCTAATGAGGCTCTCCGCTCTCTGCtgtctggctttgggagagagttgttcatgttcacaatattgattggactgtcCTAGACCACAGGAGTAACATGTACATTTAGTGGTGTTTCCTTTTAAACTTGTATGGTACAGTAGTGTAACTTTTTTTATGTTGGAGACTTTACCTGTTAGACTCGGTCCTCTTATGAACACACTGCCGTTCCGGCTCAGCTTCCCCTTAGAGTCTGTAACAGACTTTCCCAGGTTGAAGATAGACTTCCACTTCTTTGATTTCCCAGAAAATTTTCTCCtaacagataaagagagattaAGCCCTTCAGTGTCATACTATTTTTGGAATCCTGACTTCTTGCATCCAAGAAAAAGacacatattcacataaaaTGCCTGCACTAATTGTCCCCTTTGCAAAGAGTAACTCTTCATGCACGCTACATATAAATGCTTGATTTCATTATTACACCCTGGAATACAGCAATCACGAGTACATCAGACATTGGATGAATTTCAAGAATGTTGCTGATACATTATACTAATGATAGACTGAATCCAAATCCATCTTACTTGCTGTCTGATATGTCTATGACAGTGTGGTAGAGCGTGGCAGTGCTAGTGTCAGGCAGACTGTTCTCTCGCTGACGTTCTCTGCGCACTGGGTGGTTTGGGCTCAAGGAGCGTGCTTGGGCCTCTTCCAGGCTCATCAGTTTCATTGGCCCACACTGGCCACCAATAGGGAGCGTGGCATACTTCTCCCCACACACCAAATTTGGTCCTGGAAATGGATAATTAGTCATTTTTTAACCATTTCATAATACATACAGCACATAGAAGTAAATGCATGTTTGATCAGTACAATTCTATGGAGTAATTCAGCAAACAATTTAGGGCAATAAATCTCTCATTACAGAATTTCtttatatttatgtataaatatataaatatatataatataatacctTCTTTGGGTTTGATTTGCACAGAATCATGGTTGAAGATCTCCTCTGTGTGGTTCAGAATAAACTCAACCACTGACTGTTGTATCCGCACCTCCTGGAAAGCCATATCTCCATTACAGGATGAAACTTCAATATCTTTGGATCTGCAAGTAAACACAAGAGACAAAGTTCTTGAAATGTTTCAAATCTGCAAAAAgttgtttgtttgaaataattTCATGAAACAGCTACTGAAAGCCTGAAACAAGAGAGCCAGGACTCTACTCTTACAGGTCATATAGTGTCTCTGCATTGACCCTCAATAGaagactgacttgagactcaTGTGTTAGTGGCCAGGGtgaacaaaaatacaatttcttGCTCAGAACTATTTGCAATACCAGCCTCCATACATTACCAAGCAACCTCCAGAATGTGTCACTTGATGACCTGACAGATTAAGAGTCTTGGCTTTCTGGATTCTAGCTTGGGAGTGAATTATTGATCtccacaaatattgattgaactgtctAAGGTAATAGGTATAAGATGGGATATCTCCTTTAAGGTGGAATTTCCCTTTGATGTGATGGACTAGGTACTAGTGCTTAAGTGTATATTAATTTATGTAATTCTTATGGCATTATGGGCCATGTACCAAAGCATGAGATGTGTTGCTGAATGGCCGCTTTTACTAAAGAAATGAGAGTTCTAAAGATTTTTCAGGTGATGCATCAGGCGTTCCAAGCACAGCTGTAAAACGTTACTCACCTCAACAGGTTTGGAGCCCACACCAGGGCCAGGTTACGTGTATGCATGTTAGTCTGGGTGCTTAAGGTGGCAAGGTGGGCCAAGTGTTTGGTAAGGTACTCCAGAGTCCTGAGGATGATAGACAAGCACATCTTAATACATTTACTACAACGTTATTAGTAAAACTTAACTAAGGGAATTGTCCACAAATTTCTAAATTGTGTTAATTACTGGGAATGTAAAGGGCTGAAGTTCACCTGAAATGGGGGACGGGCAGTTCTTTGATGACACTCTGAATATGTAAGAGTTTCTCATGATTCCCCTGGACCGTGACCGCTTCCTGCATGTAAAATAGATACATAGATGTGCATTAGGGTGAGTATAACAACAGTAAAACCTTAAAAAATGCTTGGCTCCTGTTTCTAGCACTTGTTGAATCTGAACTGTGTTGACTCCACGGCCTGTATGGACTTTCCTTCCCACGGCTACTTTCCAGTGCCGACCCCTAACATTGAGCAGGAATTGAATGCCCAAGTTTGCGGTCTCTGTAACTCGCTTGAGATTGTATGAGATGATGATCTTTCGGATGATGATGTTTCAGTTGTCTGTAATGACTGCATACATAACCAGACACTCTAACGTCACATTCCCATTATCAGTGAACAGGATCAATGCATTGATGAACTGCAGGATGAGGCTATGAACCCACTGCATCGCCCGAGGAATAGTTCCTCCCTTCCGGCTAGCCTGAGTTGGATATCAAGCCAGCCTCGCCTAGACCTTGCTTCAcatgaaatgaatgtgaaggtCAAAATGACGTACAGTAATTGGGGCCAACTGAGTGTGTTGGCTGCATTTGGGAGTCGTGTATGAGGTCGCACACCATAAGTCATTCTCAAAATGCattcttgtgcgttcttgtgttgGATAAAGGTCccggaagtttacttgccaactgAGGACGCATTGGATGGTGACTTGGCATACGAGAacgaatgggaagccccaagattcattccAAGAGTGACACATT
Proteins encoded:
- the arhgap31 gene encoding rho GTPase-activating protein 31 isoform X2 translates to MKNKGTKQKTKKKGSENAFGCDLIEHLQSSGQDVPQVLKKCAEFIEKHGIVDGIYRLSGVTSNIQRLRQEFCSEACPDLTKEVYLQDIHCVGSLCKLYFRELPNPLLTYELYSKFTEAVTVQGNHEKLLHIQSVIKELPVPHFRTLEYLTKHLAHLATLSTQTNMHTRNLALVWAPNLLRSKDIEVSSCNGDMAFQEVRIQQSVVEFILNHTEEIFNHDSVQIKPKEGPNLVCGEKYATLPIGGQCGPMKLMSLEEAQARSLSPNHPVRRERQRENSLPDTSTATLYHTVIDISDSKRKFSGKSKKWKSIFNLGKSVTDSKGKLSRNGSVFIRGPSLTEKAALRPARSMESLCSLPTDDDRTGNSSPASGTSSIFVPDIKSRTLGSDSLYDLSEQDQNWEFKGKKTGGATGGRSPTMNQEGSAGASAPAQKTLPEQLKVFKGDDLSGYKPTSPKNRRMLYSGSSHNSSSRPSFPGSFFPLESSPRHQRKAVNISEPFAVSVPLRVSAVISSNSTPCRGHVKEKPVAPALKPCKEVPLSEQSNTSGKSSTFPQLEMENQERAEKKNAEETTCRVVPENSSGEAVQEGQGGTDISELEQPSFANAREDKDTAPSPGKQLHNQPIAMQLDKGSSPIGNELWCDLHQELKITEPEIDLLDETFKPVFCSKSTSENIKLKTNVQSKRSSSSPTLSLLCRDQASNTPLSDHVVATGSNSAKKQPSESDIQFSLHKNFDLISGGNTENPHPADVMDEKEDKLHQISPKINPPNTDKPVDTKHWQVPSMDTCLDLAQQSKVIKPLQPGDAPPDTGVSIAGKNHKGSEKQGNKKISCDGAKKNMSLELEGIQRLSTCLEDRPNTLELPHLDDEDGCGGNSEELDWVEPWDDLSSSKQWVTSPLHSPELKDLFDQLPLPPSCSQGDLSSEEGNPSSPSCNSGKQSDKSSLIKSAEHISGNISQTSSGKPETKGTYLQPLPTRISVASNNATQPHTAKCSTTKQKTTLSSQRFYRQMSHETSPSERREENCFSKHRPYSLNLDLGHRCIRDISNQQNRNSSEFSSCQRGLLTPSGTVNNGLPSELELFLNDRQAPLRRNSAPVSVSSVRTAFMIKTCQAKAVPVIPPKVQYSQIPHSRHEKDFDVVKEQEKEYPKMNVEKTNTVPPQTITDLKEELENKEPAPKHQRQPNAEKSAESVKTTSTPELPVITRRHAPNLDCPRPNRSNVLQRPSFRNRQRPQSLILLSPPFPIMDYPPSGDDGKLLLSPIKSLTDTSAINVFSKEMAENFRGPEGITLQNKMTIPKSGQRLETSTSCFYQPQRRSMIFDSRSHRQIE
- the arhgap31 gene encoding rho GTPase-activating protein 31 isoform X1, whose translation is MKNKGTKQKTKKKGSENAFGCDLIEHLQSSGQDVPQVLKKCAEFIEKHGIVDGIYRLSGVTSNIQRLRQEFCSEACPDLTKEVYLQDIHCVGSLCKLYFRELPNPLLTYELYSKFTEAVTVQGNHEKLLHIQSVIKELPVPHFRTLEYLTKHLAHLATLSTQTNMHTRNLALVWAPNLLRSKDIEVSSCNGDMAFQEVRIQQSVVEFILNHTEEIFNHDSVQIKPKEGPNLVCGEKYATLPIGGQCGPMKLMSLEEAQARSLSPNHPVRRERQRENSLPDTSTATLYHTVIDISDSKRKFSGKSKKWKSIFNLGKSVTDSKGKLSRNGSVFIRGPSLTEKAALRPARSMESLCSLPTGGATNDDRTGNSSPASGTSSIFVPDIKSRTLGSDSLYDLSEQDQNWEFKGKKTGGATGGRSPTMNQEGSAGASAPAQKTLPEQLKVFKGDDLSGYKPTSPKNRRMLYSGSSHNSSSRPSFPGSFFPLESSPRHQRKAVNISEPFAVSVPLRVSAVISSNSTPCRGHVKEKPVAPALKPCKEVPLSEQSNTSGKSSTFPQLEMENQERAEKKNAEETTCRVVPENSSGEAVQEGQGGTDISELEQPSFANAREDKDTAPSPGKQLHNQPIAMQLDKGSSPIGNELWCDLHQELKITEPEIDLLDETFKPVFCSKSTSENIKLKTNVQSKRSSSSPTLSLLCRDQASNTPLSDHVVATGSNSAKKQPSESDIQFSLHKNFDLISGGNTENPHPADVMDEKEDKLHQISPKINPPNTDKPVDTKHWQVPSMDTCLDLAQQSKVIKPLQPGDAPPDTGVSIAGKNHKGSEKQGNKKISCDGAKKNMSLELEGIQRLSTCLEDRPNTLELPHLDDEDGCGGNSEELDWVEPWDDLSSSKQWVTSPLHSPELKDLFDQLPLPPSCSQGDLSSEEGNPSSPSCNSGKQSDKSSLIKSAEHISGNISQTSSGKPETKGTYLQPLPTRISVASNNATQPHTAKCSTTKQKTTLSSQRFYRQMSHETSPSERREENCFSKHRPYSLNLDLGHRCIRDISNQQNRNSSEFSSCQRGLLTPSGTVNNGLPSELELFLNDRQAPLRRNSAPVSVSSVRTAFMIKTCQAKAVPVIPPKVQYSQIPHSRHEKDFDVVKEQEKEYPKMNVEKTNTVPPQTITDLKEELENKEPAPKHQRQPNAEKSAESVKTTSTPELPVITRRHAPNLDCPRPNRSNVLQRPSFRNRQRPQSLILLSPPFPIMDYPPSGDDGKLLLSPIKSLTDTSAINVFSKEMAENFRGPEGITLQNKMTIPKSGQRLETSTSCFYQPQRRSMIFDSRSHRQIE
- the arhgap31 gene encoding rho GTPase-activating protein 31 isoform X3, producing MVLKKCAEFIEKHGIVDGIYRLSGVTSNIQRLRQEFCSEACPDLTKEVYLQDIHCVGSLCKLYFRELPNPLLTYELYSKFTEAVTVQGNHEKLLHIQSVIKELPVPHFRTLEYLTKHLAHLATLSTQTNMHTRNLALVWAPNLLRSKDIEVSSCNGDMAFQEVRIQQSVVEFILNHTEEIFNHDSVQIKPKEGPNLVCGEKYATLPIGGQCGPMKLMSLEEAQARSLSPNHPVRRERQRENSLPDTSTATLYHTVIDISDSKRKFSGKSKKWKSIFNLGKSVTDSKGKLSRNGSVFIRGPSLTEKAALRPARSMESLCSLPTGGATNDDRTGNSSPASGTSSIFVPDIKSRTLGSDSLYDLSEQDQNWEFKGKKTGGATGGRSPTMNQEGSAGASAPAQKTLPEQLKVFKGDDLSGYKPTSPKNRRMLYSGSSHNSSSRPSFPGSFFPLESSPRHQRKAVNISEPFAVSVPLRVSAVISSNSTPCRGHVKEKPVAPALKPCKEVPLSEQSNTSGKSSTFPQLEMENQERAEKKNAEETTCRVVPENSSGEAVQEGQGGTDISELEQPSFANAREDKDTAPSPGKQLHNQPIAMQLDKGSSPIGNELWCDLHQELKITEPEIDLLDETFKPVFCSKSTSENIKLKTNVQSKRSSSSPTLSLLCRDQASNTPLSDHVVATGSNSAKKQPSESDIQFSLHKNFDLISGGNTENPHPADVMDEKEDKLHQISPKINPPNTDKPVDTKHWQVPSMDTCLDLAQQSKVIKPLQPGDAPPDTGVSIAGKNHKGSEKQGNKKISCDGAKKNMSLELEGIQRLSTCLEDRPNTLELPHLDDEDGCGGNSEELDWVEPWDDLSSSKQWVTSPLHSPELKDLFDQLPLPPSCSQGDLSSEEGNPSSPSCNSGKQSDKSSLIKSAEHISGNISQTSSGKPETKGTYLQPLPTRISVASNNATQPHTAKCSTTKQKTTLSSQRFYRQMSHETSPSERREENCFSKHRPYSLNLDLGHRCIRDISNQQNRNSSEFSSCQRGLLTPSGTVNNGLPSELELFLNDRQAPLRRNSAPVSVSSVRTAFMIKTCQAKAVPVIPPKVQYSQIPHSRHEKDFDVVKEQEKEYPKMNVEKTNTVPPQTITDLKEELENKEPAPKHQRQPNAEKSAESVKTTSTPELPVITRRHAPNLDCPRPNRSNVLQRPSFRNRQRPQSLILLSPPFPIMDYPPSGDDGKLLLSPIKSLTDTSAINVFSKEMAENFRGPEGITLQNKMTIPKSGQRLETSTSCFYQPQRRSMIFDSRSHRQIE